A stretch of DNA from Phaenicophaeus curvirostris isolate KB17595 chromosome 21, BPBGC_Pcur_1.0, whole genome shotgun sequence:
TTGCTGGCAAAGCAATGGAAGCCTGATGTAGCACAGCACGTCTGATGGGAAAATGCCTTTTCTGGGGGCAGCTGATTGTTCACGGATCACCGCGATCTGTTCCGTGACTGGCTGTGGGGCTTTTGAGAACTAGAGCAAAAGAAAAGCGTCAAGCGCTTCCACAACGACTTCGTAGTGGCTCTTGATGGGCCAAATGCTCTGCTCCCAAGGGCCCTGCCCGACAGCAGAAAGGcaacactcacctctctctGGAGCACCAGAACCGGGTGCCCGTAGCAGAGCTCCATTCTGAGTTGCAGGGTGGAAACTGCTGCTTCCTCTGCTCGCTTTCTGCTTTGAGCTTCAGAGCTTCCTCAATCGCAGCCTCTGCCTGCCTTAAGGCTTCCGTTGGTGCCCCATTTTCATCGTAGAATCTGCCcaccagcttccctgggggagaagATCTATTAAGACTCCAATCTTCCCaggcaaggaaaacaaaaaaacccaaaaccaacaatTCTACCTCGAAGACCCTCACCGTGCTGGAGAGGGAACCTGGACCCCCATCGTGGTGCTGCAGGCCCATCCTTGCCCTCCCGCTCTCACCTCCCCGTGTGCGGCCAGCCCGGCCGCAGCACCTACCCACGGCAGCACCTTCCCACGGCAGCACCTACCCACGGCATCGTAGTTGTTGCTGTAGAAGTTCAGCCAGCTCTGCACGGCCAGCAGCTCACCTGGCGACAGCCCCGAGACGTCGTCCACCAGCCCTGTCGGGGTGAAGTCGCCGGTGGCGAAGGCCCTGGTGGCGTCTCtgcctgtggggcaggggcaggcGCTGACCCGCGagcccctgccagccccacgCTCCCCACCTCATTGATAGGGccccctccccactctcagAGCCCCCTCCTTGCTCTCAGAGCCCTCTCAAAGCACCTTCCCTGTTGTCAGGGCTCCctcagagccccctccccattgtCAGGGCCCTCTAAGAGCCCCCTCCCCGTGGATAGAGACCTCTCGGagccccctctcctctcttGGAGCCCCCTCCCTGTTCtcagagccccctcccctctctcagaaccccctcccctctctcagagccccttccctgctctcagAGCATCCTCCCCACTGTCAGGGCCTTCTcagaaccccctccctgctctcagAGCCCCCTTagagccccctcccctctctcatAGCCCCCTCCCCACTGTCAGGGCCCCCTCCCTTCTCTCAGAGCCCCTTCCCCACTGTCAGGGTCCTctcagagccccctccccatggATAGAGACCTCTTGGagccccctctcctctctcggAGCCCCCTCCCTGTTctcagagcccctccccattgCCAGGGCCTTCTCagagccccctccccgctcTCAGAGCCCCTTCCCCACTGTCAGGGCCCTCtcagagccccctcccctctctgAGCCCCTTCCCCGCTCTCAGAGCCCCTTCTCTGCTCTCAGAACCCTCtcagagccccctcccctctctcagaGCCCCCTCCCATCTCTCATAGACCCCTCCCCACTGTCAGggccccctcccctctctcatAGCCCCCTCCCCACTGTCAGGGCCCTCtcagagccccctcccctctctcagaGCCCCCTCAGGCCCCCTCCCCGCTACCCGCGAAGCCGCTGTAGGCCCCGCCGGGCCCGTAGTGCTTGCGGCCGCGCTCCACATCGAAGACGCGTCCGAGCAGGGCGAGGTAGAGCCCGGGCTGCCCGGCCGCGCCCCGGTACCGGCCGAGCTGGGCGGCGCTGAGCAGGCGGGCGCGGGGCTCGAACCCGCGGCTCAGCAGCCACGCGGCCGCCAGGCccagcagcgccgccgccgccgcgccgcgccACATCGCGACGCTTTCCTCGCCGCACGGCAGCGTGGCGCCGCCTGACGGCAGTGCGGCCGAGGACGCGACGTGAGCGACGCTTTACGGCGAGCGCCGCAACGCCGCCCGCGCGCCGAGGGCTTTGCGGCAGAGGGGCGTCGCTTGGCGGCGGCGTGGCGCGGGGGGGAAGCGGGAGCGCGTCTGGGTGCCGCTTTACGGCGAGCGTCGCAACACCGCCCCTGCAGGGCAGGGTTTGCGGGTCGGGGTTTTGCGGCGGCGGGCGTCGCTTGGCGGCAGTGTGGCGCGCGGCGGGCGCTGACAGGAGCCGCGGCCCGGGGAGCTGCTGAGTAAGGCGGGCGGAGCGGGAGGGAGCGGCGGCTCGGCCCCCGCCGCGCTCATGGGGACGGCCGCGAGCCGCagcagcgaggaggaggaagaggaaggcgCCGAGGAAGGCATGGAGGCGGCGGGCGCCGCGCCCCAGCCCGGCCCCGCCAgcccggcgccgccgctgcCCCCGGCCGAGGCGCTGCTGGAGCAGGCCCGGCtgcgggaggcggcggggcggctGCGGGAGGCGGCGCTGCCCGAGCCGCTGGTGTCGCGGCACCACAGCGCGCTGGTGCGCTGGCTGGAGGAGCGGCTGAGCCGCGGCGAGGAGGCCGTCAGCCTCGAGCAGTTCTGCGAGGTGCTCGAGAGCGTCTCCCGCCTGGCGGCCGGGGCCCGCGGGGAGAGCGAGGAGGtgagggggcggcggggccggggggagcggGATGGGGGCGGGGACCGCGACCCCCGCCTCTCCCCCGGCCTCGGCGGGGACCGGCTGCAGGGACCCCCCGGTCGCCCCTTCCCAGTACCGGCCGCGGGGACCCTCAGTCGCCCCTTCCTGGTGTCAGCCGCGGTGTCTCCGGTCACCCCTTCCCGGCACCGACCGCGGGGACCGCCAGTCGCCTCTTTCTGGCACCCAGGGTGCGGGGACCCCCGGTCGCCCCTTCACAGCACTGACCGCTAGGAGCCCCAGTCTCCCCTTCCCGGTACGCGGGGATCCCGTGCTGCCTCTTCGTGGCACTGGGAGCCCGGTCACTTGATCCCAGTACCCGTCACAGGGACCTGGGTCACCCCTGCCCAGTGCCGACCGTGGGGACCCCCAGTCACCCCTTGCTCGTGCTGGCTGCTGCGATGCCCGTCGCCCCTTGCTGGGACTGACCGCAGGGACCCTGCTCCCCCCACACCGACTGCGGGGCCCTGGGCTGCCCCTTTCCTGGCACCAACCACGGGGACTCCCAGTCACCCCGTCCCTGCGCCAGCTGCGATGACACTGGTCACCTCTTCCTGGGACCGACTGCAGAAaccccccagctgctcctttgtGGCACCAACCGTGGGGATCCCTAGTCACCTGCTCTCAGGACCAGCCGCAGGGACTCTGGTTGCCCCTTCCCAGTACTGACCATGGGGACCCCAGTCACTCCTTCCTGGTGTGATGCTGGTTGCCCCTTCCCTGACACCGACCGCATTGACCCCGGTCACCCCTTGCTCGCATCGACCACACAGCCCCTGCTCtctccttagaatcatagaataaccaggttggaagagacccaccggatcatcgagtccttCTCGATATCCAGGGCATGGCCAGAGCCAGGGGCTCTGCAGCGAGGTAACAGAAGCGGCTGTCGCTCCTGCCAGGCAGTCAGCTTATCAATATCGCCTTTTTGACTTATCTCTCTTTTCAGTGATCGTGCCGAGCAGCCATTTGTGAATAAAGTGTTTCTTTACAGCAATATTTATACTGGTGCTGCTGTTAGCGCAGCTGGTGGTCGCGCAGGTAGGAAACGCTGTACTAGTGATTCCTCCAAGATACTTCTTAATGGTGTCAGCAGGTCTGAGTTACTGGACTTAACGTTgtcatttgcttttcaaaatcagCAGCAAAGTTGTCAAATACCCCACTGGCTCCCCAGCAGTAAAATTGTGAAGTATGGCTGTGGGAAGACTTATAGGGAAGCACTGTAGCAGACTTCCCCCTGCAGAGGCAGGTCTGCAGAGGAGGTTTTAGTGGTAGAAGAGAGGacagtttcctttctgctgtgggaGGAGACATGGGGAGCGTTTAATCTTGACCTTTGCTCTCTAGCCAGCCTTTAAAATGCAGTGGAACACCCTGTTGGGAATTTCACACCCAGTTATATCTGAATTTCTTACTGCATGTGGTTCCTGagtctcaccagtgccttcctttcctctttcattGCTCCCGAGCAGAATAACTTGGTAAACTGttaaatgacacagacacaccTTGAAGTTGGTGCTGATGTATTAACAAGCTTGCTGGGAAGAGAGTAATTTCGTTGTACAAAATTATACCAGGCTGGTTTAAGTCACTCGCTAAAACTCTGCTTCCATTCCCCATTCCTCTTACAAGAGCCCGTGAAGGACACTTGTCCGTGTGTGAGAACAGTAAGAGTGGAGTCAGTGCATCAGGGTTCCTTCTGTCAGAGCAAACAGACGAGCTCTGTGGGCTGCAGGAATCTGGTGAGGATTATCTATATTGCACTGCGCATCCTCCTTTACATGTAGAGTagaatttggctttttttgcttgtttgtcttttttttttttttccctgctgttgggagaagggaaaacctTGTCAAGGTGTTTGTTATGGTGGGAGGTGTGATCACACCTACTCagtcctgcagagctgggatgcGGGGATTTGTTTGGAGACCTTGATGCCATTGTCTCTGTCACTGGCATTAGCCCGTGGGCTGTGGTGTTTTAGATTTCCAGGATGTGTTCTACACTGATGAGCGGTTCGTTTGTGGGTGGCAGGTCAATAGGTTTCACATTTAATGTGGACAGAATCCTGTCTGACAGAGAATAAGTTTTAATCTGCCCATTAAGCTTTTCTGCTCTCAGTGCAGGGCTCATGAGCCACATCCTTTGAGTGCTTTACAGGCAAACTGAACCTCTATCTAAAGAGAAAACCTGTTTTCTAGATAAGCTGAACCTCTGAATCCTTTTTATCCATTAGtgcttcagcagctgctgtgtaCTCAGCTTGAACCATGAATGGTTCAGTTCTCCTGAGAGCGAGGGATGAAACACAGAGTTTTCGCAAGTCACTTCAGATATTCCGCCGTTGCCCAAGTCCTGGGCTGTCTGTGAGACGAGGGGGGGATTTTTTCATGTGCTGTGTTTCCTAGCAATGCCTTTAGTCATCATTTTCCAGGAAGTGTGTTCCCCTTGTGTTTCTGCATGTTTGGCACTGAACTGGGTGGGAAGTGTGTGGACTCAGTGTGTTTGTTAAGGAGCAGAACGTGGCCGAGCTGTGGTAAAGCTGTTGGTGTATTTGAGCTGTGTCCCCGTGGTGAACACAGCTCAAAAGCTCCCAGTACAGGTTTGaatactggttttttttttgtcttatacCTCCCTTGCATGAGGCAGCTTGATTGAGCAGTGAAAATTGTGTATGGGCATAATAAACAGTCAAAAAATAGACTTTTAGTAATTGCACAATTTGGCCTCAAATGTGAGGAGCAAAAGTTGTAATGGCAAGAATGGCATGGTACAAAACTGTCCACGGGCTTGTTTTGACGACTGATTATGTTTGTTAATGTTAATTCCCTCGCTATTTTTGTCCTCAAGCAAAGATCTTTGCTTTTTTGCTCCAGTTTCTCCCCCAATGCCCAGCACCAGCCGTCCCTGCTGGCTGTGGTAGCTCCTGGGTGCTCCACAGAATCATTTCTTCAAGGGTGGTTGTGGTCACCATGGACTCAGCCATATGTTTAACCAGAGTTTATCAACTTCAGATGCTGTTTGACCTTTAGTCAGCTAAAATATGGCACCTGGATCCGGTTGTCTCCTATGGACTCTGCTCTCATTTAAGTGGTGTAATTATATCGTGGTTAATTGGCAGGTTATTTTAATCTAATCGGTTTGGATTACCCCTCTCTAGGACAGTACAGAGGTGTATTAGGTTTGATAACCAGGGAGCAGACCCGGAGGCTGAAGCACAAGGTTCCTCCCAGCAGCGGTGGCTCAGACTGGGACAGACGCCGTGAGGCGATGCCCTCCTGCAGGCCAGGTTTGCAAGGCTGGGTGGCCCAACgtgaaatactgtgttcagggCTGGGAGACTGAAGCATCTCTTGTAAAGAAATCTCTTCTGCAAGCATACTCctaatttatataaataaaaaaggatatTCCTGgaattttatatttctgtttggTGGATGTTCATTTTTTTAGGAGCAACTAAACAAAGTTTGGCTTAAAATTGAATAAGTTTGTGAATATATCATTACTTTATTTGGTTTTAGTAGTGTCTCCCTGGCTTGTGAGTTCTCTGAAGTGTCTAGTTTAAAAGTTTATATTTACGAGCTTGGTTCTGTGTTATAGGTGTAGCTGAATAACAACATCTTGGACCTGTGTCAGGATGAAGGTGACGTGTAGCTGTGTAAATGACTCTCTATACATGAGCAGAAGACTTTTTAGCGTAAAAaatggaggtattcaaggccaggttggatggggcttgggtaacctgagctagtgggaggtgtctctgcccatcgcaggggggttggaattacatgatctttaaggtgccttccaaccctaactattctatgattctaagaaaaaatgttaGAGGCTTCTAACTATCTCCATTGATTTCCACGAATACTTTGACGAGCCATCTTAAACCGGTGTTTAGTGCAGGAGGATGGAATATGGAAGCAAatacatgttaaaaaatatctgGTGCTAAAAACACTTTCTTGAATAACGAAGACAGTTAAAACCTGAGACAGTTTGAGTGGCTGCAGTGAGAGATGGAAATGGCAGGAGTGAGTCATGGATGGCTTTCAGAACTAATTCACTCTTCCGTTAAAGAGATTTGTGGTGTTCTTTTCTAAGTGCCTTTGTCATAGTCCCAGGTGCTGGCAGCTGGATGCTGTTCACTGCTGTAGGTAATGATGTTGTAATGTTTGCTGCTACAGTTTCTATGAAACATCTTCAAGTTCTGCTTGAAGTAAGTTCCCTGAAAcgcattttcctgttttgttccTCTCCAGGCCTTTGCACAATTCGATGCTGAAGGAGATGGCACTGTAGATGTGGAGAACATGCTGGAGGCTCTCAAGAACTGCAGCGGCGCTAATCTTCAAGGGGAGCTTAGCCATGTAATCAGGCAATTGCAAGCTTGTTCCCTAGTTCCAGGTATTAAGAAGGAGTCACAAAACAAGTGGTTTCCCAGGCCCTGTTTCAGTAAATTGCTTTAATTGTGTTGCTTGTCCTCATCTTACCAAAACCACACTCAAAGCCATTCTCGCTCGTCTAGTATCAAACAAGTGAAGTGGCTGTGAATTAAAAATTGGCCATCCTGCTAACTTACTTTCATAAataactgttatttttcttctctggggAGCTGCTTATCCTTGTTGGGTTTATCTCACAGGCGGAAAACAGTTCCTTGCAAAAATGTTGTTGGGTGCTTCGTTAATGCAGTCCTGTACTTGGTAACTGGAGGAATAAATCCTCTGCTGGGTCTGTGTCAGAGGATGAGTCATATACTTTATTATATAGGTGTTTAGCATTTGGAATCCTGCTAAAACATAATTCACGTTTTATAGCGTGTCGTTTGGAAAGCATTGGTTTCCAGAATTTGGTTTCTGGGATCAGTATCAGTTACTGGCtttccttcccagcttttgatggtaagTGGCTAAAGGGGATTTGCCTTAGTGGATCAGAGAAGTGCTAGGATTGTTAAGACAGAGGAGAGTTCTTCTGGGGTAGCATTGAAACACACTGTGATTCAGAATACCGCAGCTCAGGGGCTGACATTGCTTACGAAGCTCGTGGAAAGCATTAGGCACCTCTCTGGGAATGATCCATGATGCCAAAGGGTACTTAGCGTAGCTCAGGGTGAGTGGTGTGAGTACATGAGCTTGTTAGACAAGCAGCGCCTGTTTCACCGAGATATTGGGTGTAAGAGTTTGGAACTTTTGGTGCAGCCATAAAAGATAAGAACCGAGGCTTTTGGTAGTcatttgaacacctctgggcaTTCCAAATAACGGGCAAAAGTATTTGTCTGCCTCCTTCAGAGTCCTGCTGAGCCACTTCTTGTGGTGGAATGCGGTTCGGTATTGGCTCCTGTGCTTAACTTGGATTTATACAGGAATAAGATATGGAGGGGGAAGATGGGAACATGATCAAGTCAGATGTTGCAACAGAGATAGAAATAATGTCTCTTTCTAGGTTTTATTGATATATTTTCCGAATCAAAAGAGCGTCTCAGTCTTCATGCTTCAATGATACTGAAGTTTTTGCACCGGAATCGGATTTCTAGTACTGCTGTCCCTTACCCGGTGCTGGAGTACTTCAACAATATCTGTACCATGCGCTCCTCTGTATTGAAGGACTCTTTAGATCGGCTTCTCCTAAAAGAAAGAGGTAtggaatatatttcttttctttttttcagattgatAATAACTATAACTTGAAGATAACAtaaaaaactttcttttctgtttaaactttAACAGACATGACTTTATATCAGTTGGTCTGCATGTTTCTGtggggttttctctttttttttgagacacATAAGTTGCTTTCTTGACTGCCCAGCAACCTGAATAACAGACTTGgatgtttttcatctttctcctgAACCGTTTCAAAATGATGATTACTGATCTGTATTCTCTGTTCTGTCAAAGGCCTCTACTAGTTCCTGGAGACTTAGTTTTAGAAGGTGAATGTTTTCTGAAGTTGACTGCTCAATATTAAAATCATTTATTGCTGTGGGGTAGAGGTAGTGAATGTTCTATTGTATTCCAGATGGGACTGTCCTGGGTGTCTCCCTAGAGGGAAGGCTCCTTTTCTTCACTGCGTGACTTGATATTTTCACATCTCTGCACCTCTACTGAAATAGATTGAGTTACTTGGGGAAACAGTCTGCTTTGCCCCTCCCTTAGAATAGCTGAATGGAGGTTTTCTCCActgtgttttacttttttctttcatctctttgtATTTTGGCATGATAATAATAAAGTGCTGATGAAACCCGTAATGAAAGGAGGAGGTAAAGGCTACTGAACTTCTGGCAAAGTAATGTTTTCATGCTACAAGTGGAAGATTGAGATTGTTGTGATTTCATCTGAAATGAACCTTTGCTGTCTTCTCATTCCTGTCAGAAACACTTATTTGGGAGCTGTCTTCTGTGCCAGCAAGTTCTTTGATATGAGattattataaaattattatgAAGATATAGCAGTTCTCAAAAGAAGAACATTAtgaatgatttcttttctttgcagagtACCCCGCTGATTTGAATGGAAATCAGGAGTTGGACAAACTGAAGTCTGTCACGAAGTGCTATACGCACATAGAAACCTCATCCAACTCTGCTGATATTGACAAGATGACAAATGGAGAAACGACGTCCTTCTGGCAGTCGGACGGGAGCGCTCGCTCACACTGGATACGGTGAGTTTGGGGTCGTTGGTCGTTTTATAACCAGTGGagtgtaatggaaaaaaatcgGTGGAATTAATGAGTGGCAGATGAATAGAGTTGAAAGCAGAAGCCGTTAATCTCTGTGTGAATTTTAAAGGCCTAATCACCAAGAAAAAGTATTCACTTGTGAAACGCATGCTTATGCACCCTGGCAGTGTAACTGAGCTTTCCAAACTCTGTTACAGGCACAGTGGTTGGTACTTGGACAGAAGCGCTTTGCCACTGTCTAGAAAGTTGCTGCCTCACAGAACAGCCGTATTCTGTGTGGTTTCAGTAACAGACCTGAGAACGTACGCTTCTAAATAACCTCATTTTGGTCATTATTTACACGACATTTATATTACTGAGGAGTGAATTCTCAGTTGAAAAGCTGAACAACAGGAAATTCTACAGTCTTGTTACCCAAAGTGACTGTCGATTACTAGTTTTCTCTGTCCGCCGTGACATGGAGTTGGTAATCCCTATGAATTCCTAGTGGATTCCTTTGGGTTTGTAGAAGAGGAAGCAGAGTGAAGCTTAGCTACATGTGAAGTGCTtgacttctcttctctttgcaaGAACTGTTTTACCTTTGCTTTGCAGTTTAAAGATGAAACCAGATGTGGTTTTGAGACATTTGTCCATCGCGGTGGCAG
This window harbors:
- the CYB5D2 gene encoding neuferricin isoform X2, producing the protein MWRGAAAAALLGLAAAWLLSRGFEPRARLLSAAQLGRYRGAAGQPGLYLALLGRVFDVERGRKHYGPGGAYSGFAGLVDDVSGLSPGELLAVQSWLNFYSNNYDAVGKLVGRFYDENGAPTEALRQAEAAIEEALKLKAESEQRKQQFPPCNSEWSSATGTRFWCSRESGGVNRDWAGVPRKLFQPGSKGSHCVCVRTAGPPWGQPGTGQHSDRGDLDNPHLQEYEGCPPLAPQCFLKA
- the CYB5D2 gene encoding neuferricin isoform X1, with amino-acid sequence MWRGAAAAALLGLAAAWLLSRGFEPRARLLSAAQLGRYRGAAGQPGLYLALLGRVFDVERGRKHYGPGGAYSGFAGRDATRAFATGDFTPTGLVDDVSGLSPGELLAVQSWLNFYSNNYDAVGKLVGRFYDENGAPTEALRQAEAAIEEALKLKAESEQRKQQFPPCNSEWSSATGTRFWCSRESGGVNRDWAGVPRKLFQPGSKGSHCVCVRTAGPPWGQPGTGQHSDRGDLDNPHLQEYEGCPPLAPQCFLKA